The window GAGCTCTACGAGTCATTCCCGACAACGGACCTTCTGATCCTCTCCACGCCCATACACTTCTGCGGACCCTCGTCGATACTCAAGACCGTCATCGACAGGTTCCAGCCCTTCTGGGAGAAGGAGCTCCCGCATCCCAAGAAATGCTTCCTGATGATGTGCGGCGGCGGCGAGAACCCCGACTTCGACATCACGGAGAAGATCGTCAAGGCTGTATGCGCCACAGCGAAGATGGATTACGCCGGATCCGTCCGCATCGCGAAGACGGATTCGGAGGATGCGGACATCAACGACGTAGTCCTGAAAGGATTGAAGTTCATATCCGATAAGGCCTGACCACGGTGCTCAGACCGTGGTCGAAGGAATAATCCACATAGGGTATGGTCGACGGGTAATCGTCGGCCACTACCTCCCATGTGCCAGCATCCAATGAGTTGCCGGCATCCAGGACGCAGTTCCTGTAGTATCCGAGGCGTACGAGCTTCTCCAGGACTCTCAGCACATCTCCTTTCTTACCGTTGCGGAGGACAGCTTCGCCCCTGTGCACGAAGATCGTGGGCACCACGGAGTCGGACACGTTGTTGATGTCGATGAGCTCCTCATCGGATTCTATGAAATGATAGGGCGCGAAAACCAGTTCCGCATCCTTGTTGAATGCGTCGAACACATCGTCCACCGTCTCGATGTAGGTCATGAACCATATGTCCGATCCCGGGAGCTTGAGGTTCTTCATGACCTTCTCGGAGAACTCCCTCCTGGCGAAACTGTTGCAGTCGATGATCATGGAGATCTTGCGCTCGTCGGCGGGGATTCTTTCAGCGACCTCCGCCCTGAAGTCCAGCATCCTGCTGCCTGCCTTGGGTGATACCGCAGAGAAGAACCCGTCCGTGACCTTCAAGGAGGAGTCGTATACCGCGAAGAATGCTGGCACATCCATATCTTTGGCATTGCATATGCCGTATAATATACTTGCAGATTTCCGGATCAGTCCTCATCACGGCTCCAGTCCGTGACGTCCTCGATGCATTCTTCCGTGTCCAGGAACACATCCTTGAGCTTTTCCTTGACCTCGTCCGATGCCTCCCACAGTCCGCGATCTATGGCCTCCTGCATTCTCTTCAGCATCTCCATGAGGGCGAAGGGGTTCTTCTCCTCCAGCCATTTCTTCGTATCCTCATCGAAGATGAACTTGTTGCAGTACTCATCGTACATCCAGTCGTCGATGGATGCCGACGTCCCGTCCCATCCGATCATGTACTCTGCGAGCTTGGACAGTTCTTGTGCACCGCGGTATCCGTGCTCCTTGATCCCAGCGAGCCATTTCGGATTCAGCACTTTGCTGCGGAAGATGAACTGGCATTCCTCGCGTGCGGTGCGCAGCTTGCTCTTGTCGGGATCGGAATCGTCGCCGATGAAGAACGAGGCATCCTGTCTCCCGTAGGTCCGGACGAAAGCGTTCAGACCTCCCATGTACTCGAACACGTCGTCCATGTCAAGGATGTCATGTTCCCTGTCGGGCATGTTCTTGATGGTAGCTTCGGACTTTGACAGCCTTCTCTTGAACTGCTCCTGTCTCGTCGCACCGTATAGGCCGCGGCCGTAGGCATAGCTGCTCCACAGCAGGCAGATGTCCGCCAGATCCTCCGTGGTCTTCCAAGCGGTCGTCGCTATGGCCAGATTGACCCCGCCGCCGTAACTGCCGGGCGGGGATCCGAATACGCGGAGCCTGGAGTTCTGTATGGCCTCGTCCTTCGGTACGCCGGCCGAGATGTCCTTCACGACATCGTTGCGGATGTTCGCAGCTATGTAGTTGTCCTCCTCGCTCTCATCCAGATCGGCCACAAGGTCCACGGCCTCGTTGAACAGTTCCACTAGGTTGGGATACGCATCGCGGAACAATCCGGTGATACGTATGGTCACATCTATCCTGGGCCTGCCGAGCTCCTCCAGGGGTATGACCTCGAGGCCGGTGACAAGGTCCCCGGTCTTGGACCAGATCGGGCGTATCCCCATCAGCCACAGGATGTAGCCGACATCATCCCCGTTGGTCTTCATGGTATCCGTGGCCCAGATGACCATGGCGATCTCGTGGGGATAGTGGCCGTGCTCCGACAGGAACCTTTCCAGCATCTGGTTTGCCATGCGCTTCCCGATTTCCCATGCGGTGACCGTGGGCACCGAATCGGGATCGATTCCGTAGAAGTTGCGGCCCGAAGGGAGGATCTTCACATTTCCCCTGGTCGGGGGTCCGGAAGGTCCTGGGGGGACGTAGCGGCCGTCCATCGCCGTCATGAGGTTGTCCATCTCCATGGATGTGTGGGACAGTCTGGGGTATGCCTCGTCTATCATGAAGTCGATGGCATTCCTGAAATCGTCGTCGATCCCGCATCCCCAGAAAGACGGGTCGTAGCAGAGGTCACGGTCGTATCCGGATGCTCTGAGTTCTTCCAGATGTTGGAAGAGTTCACCGTCCAGACGTTCCAGGGCAACGGACTTCAGTTCTCCGTCAGGGAGGGACCCTCCGGGGTCGGAAAGGCAGTCATCCACGTCTATTCCCATGGAGCCCGCGAATGCGGTGCGCAGAGGAAGTATATCGCCGTTCCTCACCCTCATGACCGAATAGATGCATTCATCCAGATGTCTTCCCTCGGGATTCCTTCCCAGAACATGGAGTCCGTCAGGGATCAGAGCGTCCTTGAAGTCGGAAAGGTAGGTGTGAACGTCCAGTATGCGTTCCTCAAAATCCTTCGTGGTGATGTCCTTGGGGATGTTCAGGTCCTCATCGAGATTTAGCGTTCTGACCTCCTCGAGGATGTTGGAGCACAGGAGCTCCCTCCTGCTCGAGTTAGGTGTGTTCTTGAGCGTGAAGTATTCGCGCAACAGGGAATCCAGTTTCTCCAGGCTCTCGTAGCTCCCGGCACGGGTCATGGTAGGATTGAGGTATGCTATAAGCACGGCCTCAACGCGTCTCTTTGCCTGTATCCCCTCTCCGGGGTTGTCTATGCAGAACGGGTAGATGTCGGGGAGTCCGTTGAGGATCATGCAAGGTTCGCATTTCTCCGATAGCCCGACGCTCTTACCAGGAAGCCATTCCATAGATCCATGCGTTCCCATGTGGATGACCGCATCGGCATGGAACTCGTCCTTCAGCCATCTGTAGAATCCAAGATACTGGTGGGGCGCGGGAAGGACGGGATCGTGATAGAGGGCGTCGGTCTGCTCGCCCCATGCACGTATCGGCTGATATGTGATCAGGATGTTCCCATCCAATGTGCCAGGCATCACCATTCCGTCAGATATGGTGGTGACTTTCCCGGGAGGTTCCCCCCAATGGCCCACAAGTCTCTTCTGGTTGAATGTCGGTACGGAGCGGAAGACCTTTTCATAGTCCTCCTTGGACTGAATCCCTGCAGCATGCTCGGCTATGTATTCGTCGGATTGGCTGTTCAGGTCGTTGGTAACGCCGTTGATAAGTAACTTGACAAGGGAATCCCCGTCATCGGGGATCGTATCCACACGGTATCCTGAATCAGACATCCTCTTGAGCATCTCCACAACGCTCTGTTGAACGTCCAGTCCTCCGGAGGAGCCTATGCACGAGGAATCGTCGCGCGGCTGATACATTATGATGGCAATCTTGCGTTCTGATGCGGGCTTCCTCCTCAGCATCGCCCAGTTGAGGCACATCCTGGACAGGTGTTCAATCCCGGCCTCTATCGGCAGCAGCTTCTTGTTCGAGTCCTCGGTGATGCAACCCATCGGAGTACCGATGATCTGACCGTCCAATTCGGGACGGATGACGAGGATGGTTATGTCGTACTTGTCAAGTCCTGATGCATCCTCTTCGAAATCGTTCCACCTGTTGTATATGCACAGGGCCTGTATCACTGGCACATCGGTCAGCGTCTTGTAGAAGTTACGTGCGATATCGACATCGAATCCTGATTCCTGCCCCCTCTTCGAATGCAGGAGGTTAGAAGATGAGATTGTGAGCAGCAGCACATCTATCCTCGACCTGTCGCCATCCATGAAGTATTTCCTGACGTAGACCGGCAGGCCCGACTCCCCGTTCACGGGAGGTGCGAGATGCGAGTAGAACACCGGTATGACGTTCATCCCGTTCTCTTCCAGTGAACGGATCATGCGGTCGATGTGCTTCGTATGACCGCTCTGCCAGTCGGTCTGCGTCATCACCATCCCGACCGTGGGCTTGTTTGGATCCAATGTTCTGAGGTATTCGTCGAAACCGATATCGCGGTCCATATCGGGGTGGTATATCCCGTCCTGGCGCGGGACGGTCGGTTCCGGGATCGGGACGTCAGGGCCGTTCAATCTGCGATTCAGCCATAGGATGATCCCTTCCTCGTTGCTGACACCCTTGTACATCAGATAGGTGCACAACAGCAGATAGTCCACATCGGTTCCTTTGAAGATCGGCCGGTAAGTGGGTCTCATCTCCTCCACGCCAGAGAATATCAGAACGACGGCATTCGTGGATTCCAGGATGGGCTCGATCTTGCTGTATCTCTTGAAGCGGTCCGGTTCTGCCATGCAGCGGACGATGACCATGTCCGAATCCGATATGGAGGTTATGGTCCTGTTCAGAAGATCGATGTCCTTGTCCAGGTCGCGGTAGTCCGCCGAGAAGATCTCACATTCGATTCCGTCTCCCTCTAGCTTCCTGGCAGCGGTCCTCAGATCGTCGGCGCCTTCGGCCTGGATGCTGATGTTCGTTATCTTCAGAACCATGAATATCAGTGGTGGTTTTGATTTTGCACTGCTGTTATTATTGTTTTCATGATTGGATTAGAAGGGGGTCATAATACACCAGTTAGCAGCCTGTTATCATGAAAATAGTATGATTATATGCTCTTTTGATTGACTTAATTTATATACAGAAACGAATTGGATGATGCATCCAATAAAATTGTGCTGCCGATTCGATAGAATCGTGCTAACGGTGTCATTCACAATCGGCGGCCACCGATTTCGATTGGATGATACGATTTGCGAGAGAGATCCAATGGTTCTGTTCAAAAGAAAGGCATCGGCCGGAGAAGACAAGGTTGAGACCATCGAGGATCTCGCGCACATAGAGGAGAAATACAAAGAGTCTACACTGACGGTAGGGATCCTCCTCATCGCCGGCGTCGCATTCATCTATTTTGCCTGTATCTTCGTCGGTACGGTCGGACTAAGCCCCGGCGTAGTTATCAATGTCTGGCTGGGGAATGAGACCTGGGGACACACTTACATCGTCGAGTACATCCGTATGCCCAGGATCGCATGTGCGGCCATAGTGGGCGCTGGGCTGTCGGTGGCGGGAATGGCCATGCAGGCCCTTTTCAAGAACCCGCTGGCCTCACCGTCCATCCTGGGAATCTCCAACGGAGCGGCCTTCGGAGCCGCCCTAGCCATGGTATACGGGGTCGGATTCGGGCTCGGTATGTACAACGTATCAATCATGGCCTTCATCTTCTGTTTCGTCACCATATTCCTAGTGTACATGCTGGCCACCACGCGTCACGGGACACCTACCGTGCTTCTGCTTCTGGCCGGAGTGGCCGTCGGGGCATTCTTCGGAGGGTGTACGTCAGCGTTACAGTATCTGACCGAATCCGATGCGCTCAGGGACGTGGTCTACTGGATGATGGGAAGTTTCAGCAGATGCGGATGGACTGAGTTCAAGATAGGTCTGATCACCGTCGGCATAGGTGTTGCGATGATCGCGCTGTGCGCAAAGGAGCTCAACCTCCTTTCATTGGGGGAACAGCAGGCAAAGAGCCTGGGGGTGAACGTGGTCCGCGTGCGCTACATGATCCTGATAGGTACGGCGATGTGCGTAGGGGGATGCGTGGCGATCAGCGGGACCATCGGTTTCGTCGGACTGATCATCCCTCACATCTTCCGTTCCCTATGCGGTCCCAACCACAAGTACCTCACACCCATCTGTATCCTCGGAGGGGCCATCTTCCTGATGCTCATCGATGCGGTCTGCCGTGTCGGCGGCGAGATGCCCATAGGGGTCATCACGTCGCTGATCGGAGCGCCGTTCTTCGTATACATCCTGAGGAAGAAGAAGACGGATTTCTGGTGATCATATGAAGATTAGCGTCAATGGCATATCATTCGATTACGATAGCAAATCCGTTCTCCACGACGTCGAGTTCAAGGCATACGAGGGCGAGGTCCTGGGGATACTGGGAGAGAACGGATGCGGGAAGACCACCCTGCTCAAGTGCATCAACAATCTGTTGAAGCCCCAGATGGGCTGCACGTCCCTGACCGAGATCAACGAGGATCTGCTGGACAAGAACAATCTCCAGAAGTACATGGATGAGAACGAGATCCATACCAATGACCTTGACAACAAGGAGATCGCCAGATTCATGGCCGTCGTCTCGCAGAGCGAGTACGTGTCATTCCCGTTCACCTGTCTGGACGCAGTCAAGATGGGAAGGTATGCCGACAAGAATTCCTATTCCCCGGCGGAGGAACGCGAGATCGTCTATCAGGCGATGAAGGACGCCGGCGCCCTCGAGTTCACCAACCGCCACGTCAACGAGCTGAGCGGAGGGGAGCTCAGGAGGGTCATGATAGCCAGGGCATTGGCGCAAAGGTCGGAGGTCCTGTTGTTGGACGAGCCGACGTTGCACCTCGATGTCATCCATCAGTTCGAACTGATGAACCTGATCAGGGATCTGGCACATGAGAGGAAATTGATAGTCATTATGGTGACACACGACATGATCCTAGCCGCGCGTTACTGCGACAAGGTCATCATGATGAAGAAAGGGAGCATCGTGGACGCCGGACTCACGGCGGACGTGATGACGCAGAAGAACATCAGGGACATCTTCCGCATAGAGACTGATGTGCAATACGATGAACGTATCGGCGGGCTGAACATCACCATGATAGGTATAGCCTCTCCCGATGAGAAAGAAACCCCTTAAGACAAAAGAATGAGGTCATAATATGAGCATGACAAAACCTTTGATCGCAGTCATCGCCGTCGTTGCAATCGTCGGCGGTGTCGCGGCATACGGTTTCTCCGCAGGTTGGTTCGACCAGGCACCTGTCGAGAAGGAGTATGTCGAATATGACAGTTCAAAGGGGTGGAACTCATGGGCGCCGAAGACATACGTCATCGATTCGTCCCTTCTGTCCGCATCCCCGTACAACACAATAACGGCAAGGAACCTCACTGAGTGGTACTACGATATTAAAGTCGAGGACAAGTACACGCTGAAGGACGTGCCTGCCGACTACTACACCTTCGAGAGTGTGGTCAGCCACAACGACAAGGGACAGCTCGTCATCAAGAGCTTCGCGAAATCCGATGCTGAGAACTACACATCCAGGGACATCGTCGTCGACAAGGTTCCCGACTATTGGATGACCTCAGGATCCCAGATCGTCACGATGTATTACATCCTGTGCGAGGTCCACGGAGTCAAGTACTCTGATTATGACGATGCCGTCCTCACCGAACTGTGGGACCTGATTTATGCCACGGATGCCGCAGGATACTCCCCTGACAGGATCACCAAGAACTACGGAATCCCGTCCACCAAGTTCCACGGAGAGATACTCAAGTCCTCGACCGATACCACAGGAAACACGGAACAGTACACCGATATTCTGGACGCTGTTCACAGCGAAGGAAAGACCATCATGTACACGATGAGCGGAAGCATGGTCAGCTGGGTCAACGGAAAGGCCACCTGGATCACGGAACAGTGTGAGGCCTCCGGCAACTACGCCACCATCTTCAACATCTCCAGGATCCCCAACGTCCTCGCCATGACCGAGGCCTTCGCCTACATCATGGGTTACGGAGACAAGGCACAGAGCATCATCGACAACATGAGGGTATCACTCTACAACACCCAGAAGGCCGCCGAGGCCGCTGCGGCGAAGTTGCCCTACCAGCACAGTGCTGTCAGCACGTATGTCAACAACGACTGGACATTCGGAACGGATTCCATGTCCCAGGAGTTCTTCGACATCATGCAGATCAAGAACATCTACACTGGAATCAGCAAGACGCTCGAAGGTCTGGATGAGATCGTCGTCGAGAAGCAGCCCGAGTTCCTCTTCATGACCGGAAAGGAACCGATAGACGAGAAGCAGCTCTACCGTATCAAATCCTGATCAAAACGACCGGTGGCCCTTCGGGTCATCGGCACCTTTTTCCCATCATTATTACACTTCTTCATTGTAATTTTAATCATTCATAAATTTTATTACCTAGTTTAGGTATTCCTAAAATTAAGATTCCGAAGGAACGGATACAGGTCCGCGATCCAGAAAACGTCTGTTTCTCGATGATGAGCTGAAGGCAACGGGCCCGAATTCGAATCCTAGGGGCGAAAGGACATGAAAGAGAAAGTGACGATAAAGAGGGGGACTCCTCAGGAAACACTCATGTTCCCCCTGTACGGGAGATACAAGGCCAACCAGATGTATCCGCAGCTGTTCAAGGATGTGACTGCGAAGGAGATAATCAGCCGCATTGATTACGATATAGAGCAGTCGGACATGGGGAAGGGCCCGCAGTTCGTCTACGGTATGAGGCAGGATGTGGCCGAAAGGAAGGCCAGGCTATTCCTCACCGACAACCCTGAGGGGATACTGGTCAACCTGGGCTGCGGTCTGGACACGATCTTCGATCACATAGACAACGGAAGATGCAGGTTCGCGAACATAGACTTCCCGGAGGTCATCGAGTTCCGTCAGAAGCTCTTCGATCCGAAGGACAGGGAGGTCAACATCGGCAGGGATGCCAACGATCATACGTGGATGGACGAGATAGGCTACAGTCCCGGGGACAAGGTCTTCATCATGAGCCTGGGTGTGCTGTTCTATTTCCAGCCCGAGGACGTGAAGGGGCTCATCGACGCCATAGGGAGACATTTCCCTGATGCCACAATGTGCTTCGACTACGAGAACGCCAAGATGCTCACCAAGTCCAACAAGGCCGTGGTGAAGACAGGCAACAAGGGGGCATGGATGCCCTTCAGCATGGAGGATGCCAGGAAGGAGATCGCAGCCTTCTCCGATACCGTGGAATCCGTCAGCGTGATGAACGAGATGCCCAAGGGCTACGAGGTTCTGCCTTTCTTCTACAAGTGGTTCTTCAAGCGCTGTCTGAAGAACGAATCGATGACATTCGCAGAGGTCAGGTTCAGGGTATAAGGTCTTGACGTGTCCGCATTCGGCCAGATGTCTGCAGTTCCTTCGGGACCGACGGAACCGAGGACATCAAGTTTATAATCCCCGCTCGTCGATTCGCGCTTGAGGTACCAAGATGGTAATCTACAAATGCACAAAATGTCCCAACGCCTTCGAGGCGGTCGTGAAAGCCGCATGCACCCCCAAGTGCTGCGGAGAGCCCATGGAGCCCCTAGAGGCCAAGACAGGCAACCCTGCGGAGGAGAAGCACGTCCCCTTCGTCGAGTGGAAGGATGGAGGAGTCCTCGTCAAGGTCGGCAAGGAGGCCGGACACCCGATGACCGAGGACCACTACATCGTGTTCATCCAGATCTGTGCCGACGGTATCATGATGAGGAAGTACCTCAAACCCGGAGACGCGCCGGAGGCCTTCTTCAAGACCGAGGCCAAGACCATTAGGGCTTGGGAATACTGCAACAAGCACGGTCTCTGGAAGTCCAACCAATGACCTCAAACGTCCCCGCAAGGGGACAATCCTTCTTCTTTTCAGATCATCAGCGACGGATACAGAGCTATCAGCGCTATGTAGACCACATAGATGCTGACGAACACACCGCCTGCCAGCCTGTCGATCCTGTTCCTGAATCTCACGAACAGGAACATTGCGATGGCCAAGATTATCATGAACGGGATGTGGAACATTATCAGTGAATCCGACACGGGTATCTTGGTGAGGGATGCACCGATTCCCAGCACGAACATGATGTTGAAGATGTTGCTTCCCACGATGTTCGCCACGGCAAGGTCCGCCTCTCCGCGGCGGGCCGCGATGAGACTGATGCAGATTTCCGGAAGGGACGTTCCGATGGCAACGACGATAAGTCCGATGATCAGGTCGGGGACGCCGAGCATCTCCGCGAGACCCACTGCACCCTCCACGAAGTATTTGGCACCGAAATAGAGTAGCACGAGTCCTATGAACACCAGTATAGCGAGGAAAGGCGTGGTCAGCGTCTCTTCGGTGACCTCCTCGACGTAAGCGGCCTTCCCTTCCTCGTCCGAGGCCTTCATCTTGAATACCACGGCAAGGAACACGAACAGCGAAGCGATCAGCACCAGGCCGACGTAGAAATCGATGATGTCGAGAAGTGCCAGACCAAGGAGGGCGAACGATGCGATGAGCATCGTGAACAGCTCCAGCCTCATGCTCTTGTACACTGCCGCCATGGGTCCGACGATGGCCGCGAGACCGATGGCGAGACCAACATTGGCGATGTTGCTGCCGACCACGTTCCCCATGATCAGCTCGGGGTGGCTGACGCTGACGATGGATGTGATCGCCTCAGGCGCAGAAGACCCGAACGCGACGACAGTGAGTCCGATGATGAACGGGGCGATCCCGAGGCGCAACGCGAGACCCTTCGCACCGCGAACAAGCCAATCGGAGCCGAAATAGAGCATCAGGCTACCGGCGGCTAGCATTATCACGATCCAAAGGACGTCCATGCCCCGCCATTGTCGGAGCTGTATAAGATTCTTACAATTAATGGAAAGGAAGCGGGGAAGACCCCGCATTGTTCACTCACTCGAACTCGATGGATACGGGTTTCTTGAGTGCGAGTCCGGCCTCCGCCTCGATGCACTTGATGATCGCGCATGGCACGGGGCACGCGGTGTGCTTCAGGCATTCGGATGCCTTGGCGTACACACCGGACACGTTGAACGGCTCTCCCATGGCGCTGTAGGGGTTGATGCCCTCCAGCGGGCTCATGCTCCTCACCATGGGGCAGTCGCTCTCGATCTCGACCTTGACGGACATCATGTCGTCGCCAAGGGTGGCTGTTATCTTGCTGTTCATGGCGCAGATACCTGCGCAAACCTTGCATGTTGTCGCACACATCTCTCTCGCCTCAGTTCCACCAGTCGGCCTTGCGGTCAATGGTCTCGTCCCTGTCCGGTCCGAGGCTGATCAGGTCAGCTGGCACTTTGAGATACTTCTCGATGAACTCTATGTATTCCCTCATCTCGCCGGGCAGGTTGTCGTAGCCTCCCCTGACGACCTCCATGGTGTCCTTCCAGCCCTTCCATCCCTTGAAGTTCTCGTAGACGGGCTTGGCCCTGTTGAGCTTGGCGATGGATGCGGGGAAGTGCTTGACCTCCTCCCCGTCGATCTCGTACGCCACGCAAACCGGGAGCTCCGGGATGTCGTTGAGGACGTCGATCTTGGTTATTCCGAGGGATGTGAAACCGCAGAGCCTGGAAGCGTGCTCGACCACGACGAGGTCGAGCCATCCGCACCTCCTTCCCCTGCCTGTGGTGACTCCGAACTCCCCTCCCTTCTTTTGGAGCTCGTCGCCCATCGGACCCTTGATCTCGGATACGAACGGTCCCTCTCCTACACGGGTGGTGTACGCCTTGACGATACCTACGACCTTGTCGATCCTGTTGGGTGCCACTCCGGATCCGGTGCAGATTCCGCCGCCGCATGTCGCTGACGATGTCACATAGGGATATGTTCCGTGGTCGATGTCCAGCATCGCTCCCTGGGCGCCTTCGAAAACCACGTTCTTGCCCTGGTCCAGGGCATCGTTGATGAGCACGGAGGTGTCGCAGATGCAGTCGCCGATGAGGTCCTTCCAGCCAAGCATCTTGTCCAGGAGGGACTCGTTGGTGCACGAGCACTGCTCGGCATCCATCATCTTCATGAGGTCCTTCTTGTACGGGAGGATGAATGCGATCTTCTCCTTGAGGAGGTCCTCCTCCAGCAGGTCGCCGGCCCTGAATCCGATCCTAGCGATCTTGTCCTGGTAAGTGGGGCCGATACCCTTCTTGGTGGTACCGACGCTGTTCTTCCCGCGGTACTTCTCCTCGGCTCCGTCCAGCTTCTTGTGGTATCCCATGATCAGATGGGCCCTGTCGGAGATCCTGAGACCGTCGATGCTGCCGCCGTTGGCCTTGACCTGCTCGATCTCGTCCGCCAGCTCCTCCAGGTTCACGACGACCCCGTTTCCGATGACCGCCAGCTTGCCGGGTCTCACGACACCCGAGGGGAGTCCGTGAAGCTTGTACACCTTGTCGTCCACGACGATGGTGTGTCCGGCGTTGTTACCGCCCTGAAAACGAACGATGAGATCGGAATTCTCATCGAGATAGTCTGTCAGTTTTCCTTTTCCTTCGTCCCCCCACTGGGACCCGATGATTGCTA of the methanogenic archaeon mixed culture ISO4-G1 genome contains:
- a CDS encoding adenylosuccinate synthase PurA; its protein translation is MPSLAIIGSQWGDEGKGKLTDYLDENSDLIVRFQGGNNAGHTIVVDDKVYKLHGLPSGVVRPGKLAVIGNGVVVNLEELADEIEQVKANGGSIDGLRISDRAHLIMGYHKKLDGAEEKYRGKNSVGTTKKGIGPTYQDKIARIGFRAGDLLEEDLLKEKIAFILPYKKDLMKMMDAEQCSCTNESLLDKMLGWKDLIGDCICDTSVLINDALDQGKNVVFEGAQGAMLDIDHGTYPYVTSSATCGGGICTGSGVAPNRIDKVVGIVKAYTTRVGEGPFVSEIKGPMGDELQKKGGEFGVTTGRGRRCGWLDLVVVEHASRLCGFTSLGITKIDVLNDIPELPVCVAYEIDGEEVKHFPASIAKLNRAKPVYENFKGWKGWKDTMEVVRGGYDNLPGEMREYIEFIEKYLKVPADLISLGPDRDETIDRKADWWN